In Naumovozyma dairenensis CBS 421 chromosome 2, complete genome, the following are encoded in one genomic region:
- the TIF1 gene encoding translation initiation factor eIF4A (similar to Saccharomyces cerevisiae TIF2 (YJL138C) and TIF1 (YKR059W); ancestral locus Anc_1.211), whose amino-acid sequence MSTEGITEIEESQIQTNYDKVVYKFDDMNLDENLLRGVFGYGFEDPSAIQQRAIMPIIEGHDVLAQAQSGTGKTGTFSIAALQRIDTSIKAPQALMLAPTRELALQIQKVVMALAFHMDVKVHACIGGTSFVEDAEGLRDAQIVVGTPGRVFDNIQRGRFRTDAIKMFILDEADEMLSSGFKEQIYQIFTMLPPTTQVVLLSATMPRDVLEVTTKFMRNPIRILVKKDELTLEGIKQFYVNVEEEEFKYECLTDLYDSISVTQAVIFCNTRRKVEELTQKLTADNFTVSAIYSDLPQQERDTIMKEFRSGSSRILISTDLLARGIDVQQVSLVINYDLPTNKENYIHRIGRGGRFGRKGVAINFVVNDDVGAMRELEKFYSTQIEELPSDIATLFT is encoded by the coding sequence ATGTCCACTGAAGGTATTactgaaattgaagaatccCAAATTCAAACCAACTATGACAAAGTTGTCTACAAGTTCGATGACATGAACTTGGACGAAAACTTGTTGAGAGGTGTTTTTGGTTACGGTTTTGAAGACCCATCTGCTATTCAACAACGTGCCATTATGCCAATCATCGAAGGTCACGATGTCTTAGCTCAAGCTCAATCCGGTACTGGTAAGACTGGTACTTTCTCTATTGCTGCTTTGCAAAGAATCGACACCTCCATTAAAGCTCCACAAGCTTTGATGTTGGCCCCAACCAGAGAATTAGCTCTACAAATTCAAAAGGTCGTCATGGCTTTAGCTTTCCACATGGACGTTAAAGTTCACGCCTGTATTGGTGGTACTTCCTTCGTTGAAGATGCTGAAGGTTTAAGAGATGCTcaaattgttgttggtaCTCCAGGTCGTGTTTTCGACAACATCCAAAGAGGTAGATTCAGAACTGATGCCATCAAGATGTTCATTTTAGATGAAGCTGATGAAATGTTATCATCCGGTTTCAAGGAACAAATCTATCAAATTTTCACTATGTTGCCACCAACTACTCAAGTCGTTCTTTTGTCTGCTACTATGCCAAGAGATGTCTTGGAAGTTACTACCAAGTTCATGAGAAACCCAATCAGAATTTTGGTTAAGAAGGATGAATTAACTTTAGAAGGTATTAAACAATTCTACGTTAACgtcgaagaagaagaatttaaatatgaatGTTTGACTGATTTGTACGATTCCATTTCTGTCACACAAGCTGTTATCTTCTGTAACACCAGAAGAAAGGTCGAAGAATTGACTCAAAAGTTGACTGCTGATAATTTCACTGTTTCTGCTATCTACTCTGATTTACCACAACAAGAAAGAGATACCATTATGAAGGAATTCAGAAGTGGTTCTTCCAGAATTTTGATCTCTACCGATTTATTGGCTAGAGGTATTGATGTCCAACAAGTTTCTTTGGTTATCAACTACGATTTACCAACTAACAAGGAAAACTATATTCATAGAATTGGTAGAGGTGGTCGTTTCGGTAGAAAGGGTGTTGCTATCAACTTTGTTGTCAACGATGATGTTGGAGCTATGAGAGAATTAGAAAAGTTCTACTCTACtcaaattgaagaattgcCATCTGATATTGCTACTTTGTTCACTTAA
- the PLP1 gene encoding Plp1p (similar to Saccharomyces cerevisiae PLP1 (YDR183W); ancestral locus Anc_8.385), translating into MTEKIDTYENRILDNKKELRDDDDISFDELMDDLDDENIFSKYREQRMQEISDHLKTVKKNVNDNGYGDLIEVKNESELIKMSTNVPKIIIHFGLDTFAKCRYMDDKLKQLSRKYLNTKFVKVSVTLCPFLVEKLQIKTLPFVVGYIKGLEAGRLIGFSKLGNDPNGFPIENLEKFFLSTRVIESFSGTTIKQDARKIGSSGRYQRTADDEDASDSSLDI; encoded by the coding sequence ATGACGGAGAAAATTGATACCTATGAGAATAGAATActtgataataagaaagaaCTTCgtgatgatgacgatatAAGCTTCGATGAATTAATGGATGActtagatgatgaaaacaTTTTTAGCAAATATAGAGAGCAAAGAATGCAAGAAATATCAGATCACTTAAAAACggtgaagaaaaatgtGAATGATAATGGATATGGCGATTTAATCGAAGTTAAAAATGAATCAGAATTGATCAAAATGTCTACAAATGTTCCGAAGattataattcattttgGTTTAGATACTTTTGCCAAATGTCGATATAtggatgataaattaaaacaattatCGAGGAAATACTTAAATACCAAGTTCGTCAAGGTAAGTGTAACGTTGTGTCCTTTTTTGGTAGAAAAGCTACAAATAAAAACCCTTCcatttgttgttggttATATTAAAGGCCTTGAAGCAGGAAGATTGATCGGATTTAGTAAGTTGGGTAATGATCCAAATGGTTTCCCTATAGAAAATCTAGAAAAGTTTTTCTTATCAACAAGAGTTATTGAATCGTTTTCAGGAACGACTATCAAACAGGATGCACGTAAAATTGGAAGTTCAGGAAGATATCAGAGGACTGCCGATGACGAAGATGCTAGTGATAGTTCTTTAGATATATAA
- the GLG1 gene encoding glycogenin glucosyltransferase GLG1 (similar to Saccharomyces cerevisiae GLG2 (YJL137C) and GLG1 (YKR058W); ancestral locus Anc_1.212) has protein sequence MTTKNLAIATLLYSPDYLPGTFTLGHQLNKLLKEADKEQQISTCLLITKPLFQNVLSDFAREMLSSLYKEIIQIEPLSDNDSIIESNNENLTLLKRPELSFALVKTRLWELTQFDQVLYLDSDTLPLNVDFLNLFSELSEQTKYQLGASPDIGWPDMFNSGMMMLVPDSETAVALQKFVIDEVSIDGADQGILNQFFNEYCRNPKEDSITDSSQREWIKLSFLYNVTTPNHGYQCPPAMKHFGPQIKLIHFIGKNKPWRGGFRNHYSSRWMDTYEEFQGEHDVTNRLSTIRLSDDERASEPQQEIQAEHQEYEKPVESVDQNIKLENYVQEECVEPSTISQKERTQEDNEESAVSFRNSESQSNNTEIQPEEPPVFIPLDFKEWLTTFINKEKDEKDEKEQAVRMPEYNDGANSEMQSVDEEDSLEISEEIQQKEESREEEEEEEEEEEEEEELQDLKEDEELETIEEEQSVEEPESSTTKEEDISDTSCVEVPPAEIVEEKKVISVQQANPEDIETSDVAPTQSEPEIKSQNQNQMPNFKFDWEQSDYLSHVERSFPDNIFEYSVE, from the coding sequence TCAATTAAACAAGCTACTAAAGGAAGCAGATAAAGAGCAACAAATTTCTACGTGTTTATTAATTACAAAGCCCTTATTTCAGAATGTGTTGAGTGACTTTGCAAGGGAAATGTTAAGttctttatataaagaaattattcaaattgaaCCGCTAAGTGACAACGATTCTATCATTGAAAGTAATAATGAGAATTtaacattattgaaaagacCAGAATTATCATTTGCATTAGTTAAGACAAGATTGTGGGAACTTACACAGTTTGATCAAGTACTATACTTGGATAGTGATACTTTACCATTAAATGTTGACTTTCTAAACTTATTCAGTGAGCTTTCGGAACAAACCAAATATCAATTAGGTGCCTCTCCTGATATCGGCTGGCCAGATATGTTTAATAGTGGTATGATGATGTTGGTTCCGGATTCTGAAACTGCCGTAGCTTTACAAAAATTTGTCATCGATGAAGTTTCTATCGATGGGGCTGATCAAGGTATTTTAaatcaattcttcaatgaataCTGTCGGAATCCAAAAGAAGATTCTATCACTGATTCTTCACAAAGAGAGTGGATTAAGCTatcatttctttataatGTTACTACACCAAATCATGGTTATCAATGCCCACCTGCTATGAAACATTTTGGCCCACAAATAAAACTGATCCATTTCATTGGTAAAAACAAACCTTGGAGAGGTGGTTTCAGAAATCACTATTCGAGTCGTTGGATGGACACGTATGAAGAATTTCAAGGGGAACATGATGTCACCAATCGTCTCTCTACAATTAGGTTAagtgatgatgaaagaGCTTCTGAGCCACAACAAGAAATCCAAGCAGAACATCAAGAATATGAGAAACCGGTAGAAAGTGTAGaccaaaatattaaattggaaaactATGTTCAAGAAGAATGTGTAGAACCTAGTACGATTTCTCAGAAGGAACGAACCCAAGAAGACAACGAAGAGTCAGCAGTCTCTTTCAGGAACTCTGAAAGTCAAAGTAACAACACGGAAATTCAACCCGAGGAACCACCTGTATTCATCCCATTGGATTTCAAAGAATGGTTGACTACgtttattaataaagagAAGGACGAAAAGGATGAAAAGGAACAAGCTGTTAGAATGCCAGAATATAATGATGGCGCAAATTCCGAAATGCAATCGGTGGACGAAGAAGATTCTCTAGAAATCAGTGAAGAAATCCAACAAAAGGAAGAGAGTcgagaagaagaagaagaagaagaagaagaagaagaggaggaGGAAGAATTACAAGACTTGaaggaagatgaagaacTTGAAACGATAGAGGAAGAACAAAGTGTCGAGGAGCCGGAATCCTCCACtacaaaagaagaagacatTTCTGACACCAGCTGTGTTGAAGTTCCACCGGCAGAAATTgtggaagaaaaaaaggtaaTCTCCGTACAACAAGCTAATCCGGAGGATATAGAAACTTCAGATGTTGCACCAACACAATCTGAACCTGAAATCAAAAGccaaaatcaaaatcaaatgccaaatttcaaattcgaCTGGGAGCAATCAGATTATCTCTCACATGTAGAAAGAAGTTTCCcagataatatttttgaatattctGTTGAATAA
- the ATC1 gene encoding Atc1p (similar to Saccharomyces cerevisiae ATC1 (YDR184C); ancestral locus Anc_8.387) produces MDEFQQDHNIEETDQNLQNIINNGNNSTENVNTLSKDNNSRTRNEDDHIEDTLHQLLTQANVDFDDHLKENSSGTSQPGTGSENNNNNTNTSSNSSNNNTTGSGAVGDGDNELASVLNIDNEDRNSNNIAKIEEDDAFSKFQLITDVLSSHSPSISTDPSSVPTPDNKDLENAIENVIKMGTTEIPDSDIMSVSKHFTLDSLLAENNDTDMLFELAMGEESENQEIVDLHFPPDNNINHDFLPKDNINEINSGNPQKRSIQEVLNSKNVTNVEGENDNSTKKKLKASATILNLLKPISPASLSPSSTEGNSSRSKIDTVAYPKAIPLHTTKRIKQKKITRITSSVPGIKGSKQTVYQEMPLPEKMTNEYTMLQVSDMKKRIINTHKLMLNFNFLKDGYARTCVELKKTVHSLKDSEIHRAHLLLENETRKDENERLCEEIKKLKQLLESKGGDDSGKMLESTEIIQTPDTPGDTSVDIPNSTAVNKGDTKIDNTYNGLIPKQEDEFPELLEINLDTDHVEVEIEQAV; encoded by the coding sequence ATGGATGAGTTTCAGCAAGATCATAACATAGAAGAAACGGATCAAAATTTGCAAAATATAATCAATAATGGAAATAACTCGACTGAAAATGTCAATACtctttcaaaagataataattcacGAACTCGCAATGAGGATGATCACATAGAAGATACTTTACATCAACTGCTGACCCAAGCTAATGTTGATTTCGATGACCACCTTAAAGAAAATAGCAGTGGAACTAGTCAGCCAGGAACTGGTagtgaaaataataataataacacgAATACCAGTAGTAATAGtagcaataataataccacaGGTTCTGGTGCCGTAGGTGATGGAGACAACGAATTAGCGAGCGTTCTAAATATCGACAACGAAGATAGAAATTCCAATAATATTGCAAAGATAGAGGAAGATGATGCATTCTCGAAGTTTCAATTAATAACGGATGTACTATCCTCGCATTCACCATCTATATCTACTGATCCATCTTCTGTTCCTACCCCtgataataaagatttgGAAAACGCCATCGAAAACGTTATAAAAATGGGTACAACTGAAATTCCAGATTCTGATATAATGTCAGTGTCCAAACATTTCACACTAGACAGTTTGTTGgctgaaaataatgatacagATATGCTATTTGAATTAGCAATGGGTGAGGAAAGtgaaaatcaagaaattgTAGACTTGCATTTCCCCccagataataatattaaccATGATTTCCTTCCCAAAgataatatcaatgaaataaattctGGTAACCCCCAAAAAAGATCCATACAGGAAGTTCTCAATTCTAAAAATGTTACTAATGTCGAAGGAGAAAATGATAACAGTACTAAGAAGAAACTAAAAGCATCTGCTACAATATTAAACTTACTGAAACCTATATCACCAGCATCTCTATCCCCATCATCCACAGAAGGCAATTCTAGTCGATCTAAAATTGATACGGTTGCTTATCCCAAAGCCATTCCATTGCATACAACTAAGAGGAtaaaacagaaaaaaattacaagaataACGTCATCCGTACCAGGCATAAAAGGGTCAAAACAGACTGTATATCAAGAAATGCCTTTACCTGAAAAAATGACCAATGAATATACTATGTTACAAGTTTCAGatatgaagaagaggatAATCAATACCCATAAATTGATGTTAAactttaatttcttaaagGATGGATATGCGAGAACGTGTGTggaattgaagaaaactGTACATTCCTTAAAGGATAGCGAAATACATAGAGCACATTTACTGCTAGAGAATGAAACAAggaaagatgaaaatgaaagactttgtgaagaaattaaaaaactTAAACAACTACTAGAAAGCAAAGGTGGTGATGACAGTGGAAAGATGTTGGAGTCTACTGAGATAATTCAAACCCCAGATACACCTGGGGATACTTCTGTGGACATTCCGAATTCGACCGCAGTAAATAAGGGAGATACGAAGATAGATAACACCTACAATGGTTTGATACcaaaacaagaagatgaatttcCTGAACTTCTAGAAATAAATCTGGATACAGATCATGTAGAAGTTGAAATTGAACAAGCAGTTTAA
- the UTP30 gene encoding Utp30p (similar to Saccharomyces cerevisiae UTP30 (YKR060W); ancestral locus Anc_1.210) codes for MIKLAVSDRKLAEKAINSLIHHCETDPKLSQDKDIQVIINTGKRMGIPRDYIPRIIPLSSCKMYKPKDLKILLITKDAGGLYRDNLMKDDISNELFKEIISVKNLKRRFKGSKLKGLYKEFDLVVADYRVHHLLPGVLGNKFFHGNKKTPFMIRMSKAVKVRRQKMEEECDPVYVRAQLRSICKNTSYIPNNDNCLNVKIGELGRHSVDEMIQNIVDIVMFITDKNKKPQGGVVKGGIVSMFVKTSNSSSLPIYESATADHTFDEEQEYAKLEL; via the coding sequence atgataaaattggCTGTTTCTGACAGGAAATTAGCCGAAAAGGCAATTAATTCActaattcatcattgtGAAACAGATCCTAAATTGTCACAAGATAAAGATATCCAGGTCATTATAAATACAGGTAAACGAATGGGGATCCCACGTGATTATATCCCCAGAATCATTCCATTATCCTCTTGTAAGATGTATAAGCCAaaagatttgaagattCTGTTAATTACTAAAGATGCAGGTGGATTATATAGGGATAACCTTATGAAAGATGATATTAGTAACgaattattcaaagaaatcatcAGTGTTAAGAACTTAAAACGTCGATTTAAGGGGTCAAAATTGAAGGGTCTTTATAAAGAGTTCGATCTTGTCGTGGCGGATTATAGAGTCCATCATCTGCTTCCCGGTGTTTTAGGTAATAAATTCTTCCACGGGAATAAGAAAACACCATTTATGATTCGAATGTCTAAGGCAGTCAAAGTTAGACGTCAAAAGATGGAAGAAGAATGTGATCCCGTGTATGTAAGGGCCCAGTTGAGAAGTATATGTAAAAACACCAGCTATATACCTAATAATGACAATTGTTTGAATGTCAAGATCGGCGAACTAGGGAGACACTCTGTGGATGAAATGATACAGaatattgttgatattgTAATGTTTATTACAGACAAGAATAAGAAGCCCCAAGGTGGTGTGGTTAAAGGTGGGATTGTTTCTATGTTTGTAAAGACTAGTAATAGTTCAAGTTTGCCAATATACGAATCAGCAACAGCGGATCACACCTTTGATGAGGAACAAGAGTATGCGAAATTGGAGTTATAA
- the HST4 gene encoding NAD-dependent histone deacetylase HST4 (similar to Saccharomyces cerevisiae HST4 (YDR191W); ancestral locus Anc_8.396): MSPKNKSTYQLPLTPPSSTVKRRGTSNSCLEPINVNIKPKKLLSELKKSSQLSSPASPCKIRKITRKPTLKYRPIVNTIFNVQDYLDGISKSKKDNEKNLEFLKCSFKYSNKIIVIAGAGISTATGIPDFRSNSSSKEGLLMNKETKSLFDYNYVYSNDDSIEKFNKLMNHLNHLSNTVKPTKFHHFLNDLLEKNKIQRIYTQNIDGLEKKAVSSNYNNKIVQLHGDINFMTCNFCHIRTSYDPTLFENQLIPDCLYCMENQMIRRNAGLRARSIGKFRPSIVLYNELHPSGEEIMQFNKIDLKKFPDLLVIVGTTLKIPGVISMVKNFVTKIKSRKNGIILFIANELPSQRIIDIIGHIDLIVLGDCQAIPDLVE; this comes from the coding sequence ATGTCACCAAAAAATAAGTCAACATACCAATTACCTTTGACACCTCCATCTTCTACTGTTAAAAGGAGAGGAACGTCGAACTCATGTTTAGAACCAATAAACGTTAATATAAAACCGAAGAAATTACTATCTGAGTTGAAAAAATCTTCACAGTTATCATCTCCAGCTTCTCCGTGTAAAATAAGGAAGATCACTAGGAAGCCAACTTTAAAATATCGTCCAATTGTCAATACCATATTTAATGTCCAAGATTATCTAGATGGTATCAGTAAGAGCAAAAAAGACAACGAAAaaaatcttgaatttttaaaatgttctttcaaatattctaataaaattattgtCATCGCAGGAGCTGGGATTTCTACAGCTACAGGTATCCCTGATTTCAGATCCAACTCATCCTCTAAAGAAGgattattaatgaataaagaAACGAAATCATTGTTCGATTATAATTATGtatattcaaatgatgactcaattgaaaaattcaacaagttgatgaatcatttaaacCATTTATCAAATACAGTCAAACCAACAAAATTCCATCATTTCTTAAATGACTTACTAGAGAAAAATAAGattcaaagaatttatACGCAAAATATCGATGGTCTTGAAAAGAAAGCGGTGTCATccaattataataataaaattgttcaattacATGGagatattaattttatGACATGTAATTTTTGTCATATTAGAACATCTTATGATCCGACTTTATTTGAAAACCAACTAATTCCTGATTGCCTTTACTGTATGGAAAACCAAATGATTAGGAGAAATGCCGGGTTAAGAGCAAGAAGTATAGGGAAATTTAGACCATCGATCGTGttatataatgaattacATCCATCAGGTGAGGAAATCATGCAATTCAATAAgattgatttgaaaaaattccCTGATTTGTTGGTTATAGTGGGGACTACATTGAAAATTCCTGGGGTTATATCAATGGTTAAAAATTTCGTTACTAAAATTAAATCTAGAAAAAATGGGATTATCTTATTTATTGCGAATGAACTTCCTTCtcaaagaattattgatataattGGACACATTGATTTGATTGTCTTAGGTGACTGCCAAGCCATACCTGATCTTGTcgaataa
- the SND1 gene encoding Snd1p (similar to Saccharomyces cerevisiae YDR186C; ancestral locus Anc_8.390) — translation MANQITNNDRPSSSSFKHTYSPKVSVKAIDSLFLLNYSDIPPPNSSPTSLSINQHTSIPDDNFEILKDSNIFNFFLYIDIPTIDYYNDELKHNKLSKFNKKFKLNRLKDHILNSFTNNNNKTFWDFLTRYHKTQEKEKLKVNVSILSSGSLRYVETIKYLIESIFINLLNSINLNILSLSFKISATPTTFKWFTTFLNKDLLNKKLISFDIINQLYSSSSSSSSSSSLSSPQQSSYNTTDSLTASPFKDYFTKLTYKFDKIHDSNSSSDNNTIDSITIITNSTGVKALLTILADKPLINFISQESIKELHDIKNVSDSNDNSNNNQPSLKRESSSLLNFQDRLITSNKDKSVRIRSLSINRRTNKAHIFNTQIPTNNLNNNNRLASTVLTTQNNNHHHKHGSPIDTHDSTLTTLPTMNINKLIDHRPASMSVSHSRTPSFSSSNATHSLLSLPSANSLMITPIASPKPCLLQQHQHSSSTSLINYDNTNIHHHNHNHHHHHHHMHSLNKTRSLASNNSFDESIIEYDEDGIDSETGSIKDHMQRYTTNNSNREEFNNQEVVDEDEYDDYDDDDEEEEEEEEENSDDEDGISFHAPSLLSRTSTISEHISPPPPPDTQNNTVKKNRFRSLSLMDPALKRPFVRNLNQNQNQNSTSTSNFANIYVHDGHFIDKNNTNTTTASTKRSRSNTLKNNANMNNSNNSTNGNGLIPPEFYSRISTPMSSRHSSNHSLENLNTPIRMTSPLLANVIPIKVEEHKSGNKFKESAHDMHHSASSTSLFERSLINKSFEEIRKQEKSNIFHKLIEEKNANKLLSTNNKIALNFNSLQDEDIIMSGYTSSQIHLQNQSQHSDMDCSSKSSLSTYISPNSACHSGNGFETDTETITIKAPQNESSSTTNSALSSSKIIKKIDSFDIYGDEYNNGAMFNQMSNSTVKNEPAIKNNAPKQNYKKAISIDLYGDDGEGTNPDNLGDWMLGGNTR, via the coding sequence ATGGCAAATCAAataacaaataatgatcGCCCTTCAAGTTCATCATTTAAACATACATACAGTCCAAAAGTGTCTGTTAAGGCAATCgattcattattcttattaaattattctGATATACCTCCTCCAAATTCTTCACCGACGAGTTTATCTATTAATCAACACACTTCAATACCTGATGATAATTTCGAGATTCTTAAAGattctaatatttttaactTTTTTCTATACATCGATATCCCAACAAtagattattataatgatgaattgaaacatAATAAACTAtctaaattcaataaaaaatttaaattgaaCAGATTGAAAGATCATATCTTAAATTCTTTcaccaacaacaataataaaacattCTGGGATTTCCTAACCAGATACCATAAAACACAAGAAAAGGAGAAACTGAAGGTAAACGTATCGATTTTATCATCTGGTTCATTAAGATACGTCGAAACCATCAAATACTTAATTGAATCGATATTCATTAACCTTctcaattcaattaatttgaaCATCTTGAGTCtttcatttaaaatatcAGCCACCCCAACAACATTCAAATGGTTCACTACCtttttgaataaagatctattaaataaaaaattgatatcttttgatataattaatCAACTttattcatcatcatcatcatcatcatcatcgtcatcattgTCATCCCCGCAGCAATCTTCTTATAACACAACCGATTCTCTAACAGCATCTCCATTCAAAGATTACTTCACTAAATTGACatataaatttgataaaatacATGATTCAAATTCCAGTagtgataataatacaatagATTCAATAACAATTATAACAAATAGCACAGGTGTAAAAGCATTATTAACCATATTGGCTGATAAACCACTGATAAATTTCATCTCGCAAGAATCaataaaagaattacatgatataaaaaatgtatCGGATAGTAATGATAACAGCAATAATAATCAGCCTTCTTTAAAGAGAgaatcttcatcattattgaatttccAAGATAGATTAATTACatcaaataaagataaatcTGTTCGAATACGGTCCCTTTCAATAAACagaagaacaaataaaGCACATATCTTCAATACACAAATACCAACtaataatcttaataataataatagacTCGCATCAACAGTACTGACAacacaaaataataatcatcatcataagCATGGGTCACCTATAGATACTCACGATTCAACTTTAACGACTTTACCTACaatgaatattaataaattgataGATCATAGACCGGCATCAATGTCTGTATCACATTCGAGGACACCATCGTTTTCTTCATCCAACGCAACACATTCATTGCTTTCATTACCATCAGCAAATTCCTTGATGATCACGCCGATTGCTTCTCCGAAACCATGCCTTTTACAACAGCATCAacattcatcatcaacttcattaataaattatgaCAACACTAACAtacatcatcataatcataatcaCCATCATCACCACCACCATATGCATTCACTAAATAAAACACGATCTTTAGcatcaaataattcttttgatgaaagtataattgaatatgacGAAGACGGTATTGATTCTGAAACTGGCTCAATAAAGGATCATATGCAAAGATATACCACTAATAATTCTAATAGAGAAGAATTTAACAACCAAGAGGTAGTCGATGAAGACGAGTATGATGATtatgacgatgatgatgaagaagaagaagaagaagaagaggaaaactcggatgatgaagatgggATAAGCTTCCATGCTCCAAGTTTGCTATCTAGAACAAGCACAATTTCAGAACATATATCACCTCCACCTCCTCCTGATACTCAAAATAATACtgtgaagaaaaatagATTTAGATCATTGAGTTTAATGGATCCAGCTTTAAAAAGACCATTTGTTAGGAActtaaatcaaaatcaaaatcaaaattcGACTTCAACATCTAATTTTgcaaatatatatgtgcATGATGGGCACTTCATCGATAAGAACAATACGAATACAACAACAGCTAGTACTAAACGGTCAAGATCAAATACgttaaaaaataatgcgaatatgaataatagtaataacaGTACCAATGGTAACGGATTGATACCTCCTGAATTTTATTCTCGAATATCAACACCAATGTCAAGCAGGCATAGCTCAAATCATTCCttagaaaatttaaatacGCCAATAAGGATGACTTCTCCATTGTTAGCTAATGTTATACCAATAAAAGTGGAGGAGCATAAAAGTGGaaacaaattcaaagaatcgGCACATGATATGCACCATTCCGCTTCTTCAACTTCGCTGTTCGAAAGGTCATTAATTAACaaatcatttgaagaaattaggAAACAGGAAAAATCGAACATTTTCCATAAActcattgaagaaaaaaatgcaaataaattattatcaaccaataataaaatagcATTAAATTTTAACTCATTacaagatgaagatatcaTCATGTCTGGTTATACATCATCTCAAATCCATTTACAAAATCAATCGCAACATTCAGATATGGACTGttcttctaaatcatcattgaGTACGTATATTTCTCCGAATAGCGCGTGCCATTCAGGAAATGGGTTCGAAACGGATACAGAAACGATTACTATAAAGGCTCCACAAAATGAATCAAGTAGTACCACCAACTCTGCATTGTCGTCTTCCAAAataatcaagaaaattgaTTCTTTCGACATATATGGagatgaatataataacgGCGCTATGTTCAATCAAATGTCTAATTCAACTGTTAAAAATGAGCCCGCCATAAAGAACAATGCTCCAAAACAAAACTACAAAAAGGCTATATCGATTGACCTTTACGGAGATGATGGCGAGGGAACCAATCCTGATAATCTTGGAGATTGGATGCTCGGTGGTAATACTCGTTAA